In Nomia melanderi isolate GNS246 chromosome 5, iyNomMela1, whole genome shotgun sequence, a single genomic region encodes these proteins:
- the LOC116424586 gene encoding FMRFamide-related peptides, with translation MTVSLYVLPFLCNCLLVSSSILTPLKADGSLRIFKDVVPSDFEYVFKRHSVDSRPDDPDSKERRSNKGSSFIRFGRSDPDGHVENTLNDEVDGNSPVSRYPRWKSPDITIRFGRSGYKAVTGDRDYKRGRNDLNFIRFGRSSQIYPMEIDVTAMCSDLLLNDEIKNLHPFEARLLRLCNVLSNMDTEHRNTLDFLEERAGVKQE, from the exons ACCGTATCGCTGTACGTGTTGCCGTTCCTCTGCAACTGCTTGCTGGTGTCGTCGTCGATACTGACGCCGCTGAAGGCCGACGGCAGCTTGAGGATCTTCAAGGACGTTGTTCCCAGTGACTTCGAGTACGTGTTCAAGAGGCACAGCGTCGACAGTAGGCCGGATGATCCGGATTCGAAGGAAAGACGGAGCAACAAGGGATCGTCGTTCATCAGATTCGGCCGTAGCGACCCGGACGGACACGTTGAGAACACGCTCAACGATGAGGTAGACGGGAACTCGCCGGTGAGCAGATATCCGCGCTGGAAGTCGCCGGACATCACGATCAGGTTCGGCAGGTCCGGCTACAaggcggtcaccggtgacagaGACTACAAGCGTGGAAGGAACGACCTGAATTTCATCAG ATTCGGCCGGAGCTCGCAGATCTATCCAATGGAAATCGACGTGACAGCGATGTGCTCGGATTTGCTCTTGAACGACGAGATCAAGAACTTACATCCATTCGAGGCGAGGTTACTCCGTCTGTGCAACGTGTTGAGCAACATGGACACCGAGCACAGGAACACCTTGGACTTCCTGGAGGAGCGTGCCGGCGTGAAACAGGAATAA